One region of Dysidea avara chromosome 1, odDysAvar1.4, whole genome shotgun sequence genomic DNA includes:
- the LOC136247559 gene encoding uncharacterized protein produces the protein MASPCVLLYSITVDQLGDWILTKGFGEEIRNQFLDQGMDGEAISLAFTTTSGPDCLKEVISQFGLRLKVYKAIKEELVNQEEMGTSRSSIQLSDDDIEEPVKQNPLPTTSTSTEPILLDDSASASSSSPQSVMCTPLREKVPNPFPIPAFRQATEKNFQNNKKMMILSPSTSDCEIVAKSLVAIHPFLKQTVRVQLIVCIQD, from the exons ATGGCGTCCCCCTGCGTCCTGCTTTACTCAATTACAGTTGATCAGCTTGGAGACTGGATTTTGACGAAAGGATTTGGtgaagaaatcagaaatcagtttCTGG ATCAAGGAATGGATGGTGAAGCAATTTCCCTAGCTTTTACAACAACTTCTGGTCCAGACTGTTTAAAGGAAGTAATTTCACAATTTGGGCTGCGCTTGAAGGTTTACAAAGCAATTAAAGAGGAATTAGTTAATCAG GAAGAAATGGGAACCTCAAGGAGCAGTATTCAATTG AGTGATGATGATATTGAAGAACCTGTG AAACAAAATCCTTTGCCAACTACATCTACATCTACAGAGCCAATC CTATTAGATGATTCTGCCAGTGCTTCATCCAGTTCTCCACAATCTGTAATGTGTACA ccACTGAGAGAGAAAGTGCCTAACCCATTTCCCATCCCTGCTTTCCGCCAAGCAACAGAAAAAAACTtccaaaacaacaaaaaaatgatGATATTGAGCCCATCCACTTCAGATTGTGAAATTGTTGCCAAATCATTGGTTGCTATTCACCCTTTTCTCAAGCAAACAGTACGCGTACAGCTGATAGTGTGTATACAGGATTAA
- the LOC136269279 gene encoding uncharacterized protein, with protein sequence MDGVYKTLRYGFPCYFLVVKTSIGIGRVVGTIIPQYETEELIAEGLKIIKQWNPRWSPKFFMTDKSSQELGAIGVVHPKCFRLVCDFHSLQAVERWINKSSNGVKFEDKATVKSSFRTLLYATSNEKFEEMLTQIQTSSWYKENLPLQEYLINQWLNCKPLWSHVYRQVYHANINTDNFVESFNNVLKNHYLTLRHDKSIFSLTKILLHCIFPDQEREYVVLTAKQSSLHRVPRNDVPEFLKNRPFNIQTSCIANMERSKKVPADSISAIHAKDGIYEVKSSSGSSVYDVNITDGTCSCPYFLKQNLPCKHVFSIFEHTSWSWKNLPISLTESPHMILKETFLKVNQSEPNSVIDATVCAGKVDDHTDTGDHNINQEVDYDGNHADPDAGHSTIPSYHPSGKTLLSMQKKIRDNLAKCSATVFMIHDISVLKEIDDKVNHIHTELLQTASTNLSSEQIPVMKCLMADESNEYKQRIHLISRANQLTKKYRTMRVKRKSNVSTCPLPLKQLKVKEDPLNKASRRSVGRPKGKKIKNSLGTDVDNDPDMICNVKKETNGSSKFGKRKRCGECQNCKAVDCGKCHFCLDKRKFGGPERLKKCCVQRRCKFITSRSPYNSDEKQNVIQKSKPHAIEAHASIENKIENLWNKAFLATKQEKFSLSKDEIMKAVYTGSMFTKCGNFPDDPIPPRYLSSANISNITRKLLTEGKMIKNVLPDGNCFFRSVAVYVHGDEDYHMNVQKKLCSHITANQDVYSTLLFNNSMARHLKHMAKPGTWATQVELQAAADFYGTDLYVLTEKPSKTDYHWICYAASTNPSFKENYSEKIFTDMQLAHSSSVHIDVIIELKSKEVPTVRPVLQRKVYQHVEVL encoded by the exons ATGGATGGAGTTTATAAAACTCTGAGATATGGATTTCCTTGTTACTTCCTTGTTGTCAAGACATCAATTGGAATAGGTAGAGTTGTTGGCACTATTATTCCCCAATATGAAACAGAGGAGCTTATTGCTGAAGGGCTTAAGATTATTAAGCAATGGAACCCACGGTGGAGTCCAAAATTCTTCATGACTGATAAGAGCTCACAAGAATTAG GTGCTATTGGTGTGGTACATCCAAAGTGTTTTAGATTGGTATGTGACTTCCATAGTTTGCAGGCAGTGGAAAGATGGATAAACAAATCATCAAATGGTGTGAAGTTTGAAGATAAGGCAACAGTTAAATCATCATTTAGAACCTTGTTATATGCTACTTCAA ATGAGAAATTTGAAGAGATGTTAACACAGATTCAAACATCTAGCTGGTACAAAGAAAACTTGCCATTACAAGAATACTTGATAAACCAGTGGCTGAATTGCAAACCT CTGTGGAGTCATGTTTATAGGCAGGTGTACCATGCAAATATCAATACTGATAATTTTGTGGAATCATTTAACAATGTTCTTAAAAACCATTACTTGACTTTACGGCATGACAAATCAATTTTTTCACTAACTAAAATTTTGCTGCATTGCATTTTTCCTGACCAAGAAAGAGAGTATGTTGTTCTTACAGCCAAGCAATCATCCCTGCACAGAGTACCAAGAAATGATGTCCCAGAGTTTCTGAAGAATCGTCCTTTTAATATACAGACTTCATGCATTGCCAACATGGAGAGATCCAAAAAAGTGCCAGCTGACTCTATATCAGCAATACATGCAAAAGACGGCATATACGAAGTTAAATCTTCAAGTGGGAGCTCAGTGTATGATGTCAACATCACTGATGGTACTTGTTCATGTCCATATTTTCTTAAACAAAACCTCCCGTGCAAACACGTTTTTAGCATTTTTGAGCACACGAGCTGGTCATGGAAAAATCTACCAATATCCCTAACAGAAAGTCCTCATATGATATTAAAAGAAACCTTTTTAAAGGTCAACCAGTCTGAACCAAACAGTGTAATTGATGCAACTGTCTGTGCTGGTAAAGTGGACGACCATACTGACACAGGAGATCATAATATTAACCAAGAAGTTGACTATGATGGTAACCATGCTGATCCTGATGCAGGTCATAGTACAATACCCTCATATCATCCATCTGGAAAAACTCTACTAAGCATGCAGAAAAAAATCAGAGACAATTTAGCAAAGTGTAGTGCTACCGTATTCATGATTCACGATATCAGTGTATTGAAAGAAATTGACGACAAGGTAAACCACATTCACACTGAGCTGTTGCAAACTGCATCTACTAATCTGAGTTCAGAACAAATCCCAGTCATGAAGTGCCTAATGGCTGATGAAAGCAATGAATACAAGCAAAGAATTCACTTAATTTCACGAGCTAATCAACTGACAAAGAAATATAGGACAATGCGTGTGAAAAGAAAATCTAATGTCTCTACATGCCCTTTACCCTTAAAGCAACTTAAAGTAAAAGAAGACCCATTAAATAAGGCAAGCAGAAGATCAGTAGGAAGACCAAAAGGAAAAAAGATAAAGAACAGTTTAG GCACTGATGTTGACAATGATCCGGATATGATCTGTAATGTCAAGAAGGAAACAAATGGGAGCAGTAAATTTG GAAAGAGAAAACGGTGTGGTGAATGTCAGAATTGTAAAGCAGTTGATTGTGGAAAGTGCCATTTTTGCCTGGACAAAAGGAAATTTGGGGGACCAGAACGTCTTAAAAAGTGTTGTGTTCAGAGACGGTGTAAATTTATTACCTCCAGAAGCCCTTACAATAGTGATGAAAAACAGAACGTGATTCAAAAGAGTAAACCACATGCTATTGAAGCACATGCATCTATTGAAAATAAAATAGAAAATCTTT GGAATAAAGCATTCCTGGCAACAAAGCAGGAGAAGTTTTCACTATCTAAAGATGAGATCATGAAG GCCGTTTATACTGGTTCGATGTTCACAAAATGTGGAAACTTTCCTGACGATCCAATTCCACCCAGATAtttgtcatcagcaaacatatCTAATATTACCAGAAAATTGCTAACAGAAGGAAAGATGATAAAAAATGTGTTGCCAGATGGAAACTGCTTTTTTAGAAGTGTAGCAGTGTATGTACATGGAGATGAAGATTATCATatgaatgtacaaaaaaaattatgctctcaTATCACTGCAAATCAAGATGTGTACAGCACCCTTTTGTTCAATAATTCCATGGCTCGTCACTTGAAACATATGGCCAAACCTGGCACTTGGGCAACTCAAGTTGAACTACAAGCTGCTGCTGATTTTTATGGGACTGATTTGTATGTTTTGACAGAAAAACCCAGCAAAACAGATTATCACTGGATATGTTATGCAGCATCTACTAACCCAAGTTTCAAAGAAAATTATTCAGAAAAAATTTTTACCGATATGCAATTGGCTCATAGCTCTTCTGTTCATATTGACGTGATAATAGAGTTAAAAAGTAAAGAAGTACCTACGGTACGACCTGTGCTGCAAAGAAAAGTGTACCAACATGTTGAAGTACTATAA
- the LOC136269310 gene encoding uncharacterized protein isoform X1, translating to MSVARKRTTTDDSAEDDSKRACVSQDGGLKVTFLYMGVFRFLRLTVRLSIANLPEKIPIDSVGQLISDANSKRQMESFLEEIDKDNQGFTKCFSTDIFVNEGILKDVFRLYDGCEEVAHYVYCYADYQRCCHSKWQYWRQVFLANENLCGTPLIFTPCDLDQQHNCDLCLKPYFYDNGTLEEYLNNSTDSHFTSEIKQMLYLAKSNNNKEGMFAYRKDFNESCEDWSENIWSKRLAACIEKYIVNRQYRIKYTGDQGNRMYNEQLLHHRFHGAPDLTIYQSGDDARGVAVAATLEGSVDDSNESSQETTVGPVEDSIKVEGKYKDRCLNMTILEKCGELLANMHIVLVDKMLKAKRLHDVHLETIKVDGILLSRPSGIVICKYVMPVIWFGESSITRNSELTLESKITPILPENICVSMRRLLDNKQ from the exons ATGTCAGTG GCTAGGAAGCGTACCACTACTGATGACTCGGCGGAGGATGACTCGAAACGTGCTTGTGTTTCTCAAGATGGCGGATTAAAAGTAACATTCCTGTATATGGGCGTTTTCAGATTTTTAAGACTGACAGTACGTTTAAGTATTGCAAACCTACCCGAAAAAATACCAATAGACAGCGTAGGGCAACTGATAAGTGACGCCAACTCCAAACGGCAGATGGAAAGTTTCCTAGAGGAAATAGATAAAGACAACCAAGGGTTCACCAAGTGCTTTTCCACTGATATTTTTGTTAATGAAGGAATCCTTAAAGATGTTTTTAGACTTTATGACGGCTGTGAAGAGGTTGCACATTATGTTTATTGTTATGCAGATTACCAGAGGTGCTGCCATTCAAAATGGCAATATTGGCGCCAGGTATTTTTAGCTAATGAGAACCTTTGTGGTACACCATTGATTTTCACACCGTGTGATCTTGATCAACAACATAACTGTGATCTCTGTTTAAAACCATATTTCTATGACAATGGAACGTTGGAAGAGTACTTAAATAACTCCACAGATTCTCATTTCACTTCCGAGATAAAACAAATGCTTTACTTGGCAAAAAGCAACAATAACAAGGAAGGCATGTTTGCTTATAGGAAGGATTTTAATGAAAGTTGTGAGGATTGGAGCGAAAATATTTGGTCAAAAAGACTAGCTGCGTGCATAGAGAAATACATTGTTAATAGGCAGTATAGAATCAAATACACAGGTGACCAAGGAAACCGAATGTATAATGAACAACTACTTCATCATAGATTTCACGGAGCACCAGATTTGACTATTTATCAGTCTGGTGATGATGCAAGAGGGGTGGCAGTAGCTGCAACTTTAGAAGGATCAGTTGACGATTCAAATGAGAGTAGCCAAGAAACAACTGTAGGCCCAGTAGAGGATTCAATTAAAGTTGAAGGAAAATATAAGGATCGATGTTTGAATATGACTATTCTTGAAAAGTGTGGTGAACTCCTTGCAAACATGCACATTGTGCTAGTGGACAAAATGTTAAAGGCAAAGCGACTTCATGACGTACATCTTGAGACTATAAAAGTTGATGGTATATTACTCAGTAGGCCTTCTGGCATAGTTATATGCAAATATGTAATGCCTGTTATATGGTTTGGGGAGAGTTCCATTACAAGGAACTCTGAGTTAACACTGGAAAGTAAAATTACTCCTATCTTGCCAGAAAATATTTGTGTATCAATGCGACGTTTGCTGGATAATAAACAGTAG
- the LOC136269310 gene encoding uncharacterized protein isoform X2 — translation MGVFRFLRLTVRLSIANLPEKIPIDSVGQLISDANSKRQMESFLEEIDKDNQGFTKCFSTDIFVNEGILKDVFRLYDGCEEVAHYVYCYADYQRCCHSKWQYWRQVFLANENLCGTPLIFTPCDLDQQHNCDLCLKPYFYDNGTLEEYLNNSTDSHFTSEIKQMLYLAKSNNNKEGMFAYRKDFNESCEDWSENIWSKRLAACIEKYIVNRQYRIKYTGDQGNRMYNEQLLHHRFHGAPDLTIYQSGDDARGVAVAATLEGSVDDSNESSQETTVGPVEDSIKVEGKYKDRCLNMTILEKCGELLANMHIVLVDKMLKAKRLHDVHLETIKVDGILLSRPSGIVICKYVMPVIWFGESSITRNSELTLESKITPILPENICVSMRRLLDNKQ, via the coding sequence ATGGGCGTTTTCAGATTTTTAAGACTGACAGTACGTTTAAGTATTGCAAACCTACCCGAAAAAATACCAATAGACAGCGTAGGGCAACTGATAAGTGACGCCAACTCCAAACGGCAGATGGAAAGTTTCCTAGAGGAAATAGATAAAGACAACCAAGGGTTCACCAAGTGCTTTTCCACTGATATTTTTGTTAATGAAGGAATCCTTAAAGATGTTTTTAGACTTTATGACGGCTGTGAAGAGGTTGCACATTATGTTTATTGTTATGCAGATTACCAGAGGTGCTGCCATTCAAAATGGCAATATTGGCGCCAGGTATTTTTAGCTAATGAGAACCTTTGTGGTACACCATTGATTTTCACACCGTGTGATCTTGATCAACAACATAACTGTGATCTCTGTTTAAAACCATATTTCTATGACAATGGAACGTTGGAAGAGTACTTAAATAACTCCACAGATTCTCATTTCACTTCCGAGATAAAACAAATGCTTTACTTGGCAAAAAGCAACAATAACAAGGAAGGCATGTTTGCTTATAGGAAGGATTTTAATGAAAGTTGTGAGGATTGGAGCGAAAATATTTGGTCAAAAAGACTAGCTGCGTGCATAGAGAAATACATTGTTAATAGGCAGTATAGAATCAAATACACAGGTGACCAAGGAAACCGAATGTATAATGAACAACTACTTCATCATAGATTTCACGGAGCACCAGATTTGACTATTTATCAGTCTGGTGATGATGCAAGAGGGGTGGCAGTAGCTGCAACTTTAGAAGGATCAGTTGACGATTCAAATGAGAGTAGCCAAGAAACAACTGTAGGCCCAGTAGAGGATTCAATTAAAGTTGAAGGAAAATATAAGGATCGATGTTTGAATATGACTATTCTTGAAAAGTGTGGTGAACTCCTTGCAAACATGCACATTGTGCTAGTGGACAAAATGTTAAAGGCAAAGCGACTTCATGACGTACATCTTGAGACTATAAAAGTTGATGGTATATTACTCAGTAGGCCTTCTGGCATAGTTATATGCAAATATGTAATGCCTGTTATATGGTTTGGGGAGAGTTCCATTACAAGGAACTCTGAGTTAACACTGGAAAGTAAAATTACTCCTATCTTGCCAGAAAATATTTGTGTATCAATGCGACGTTTGCTGGATAATAAACAGTAG
- the LOC136269368 gene encoding cuticlin-6-like, translated as MTNTGFTEEYGVQASVEAIPRVAIVLTDGESDSGQDVPEAAQSARDQSIKMLAFGIGSGINERELLEIAGSQDGVFRIDRFKNIDDVQAQITRGCKKYAVVKADVEKVYEGNVNAKEKRYFEFPITTDLTFEIKIHGGKVALYGSYTNPNPSKTWHDYKPDIDEYLKLPVDYPSEEERKEGFNGLFYCCLVREEDFQFSIEATAVPQE; from the exons ATGACAAACACTGGCTTTACTGAAGAATATGGAGTTCAAGCATCTGTTGAAGCAATTCCACGTGTAGCCATAGTCCTGACTGATGGAGAGTCTGACAGTGGACAAGATGTGCCTGAGGCAGCGCAGTCAGCCAGGGATCAGTCCATTAAAATGCTTGCATTTGGGATTGGCAGTGGAATCAATGAAAGAGAGTTGTTGGAGATTGCCGGGTCACAGGACGGAGTGTTTAGAATTGATAGATTCAAAAATATTGATGATGTGCAAGCTCAGATTACTCGAGGGTGCAAGAAATATG CTGTTGTAAAGGCTGATGTTGAAAAAGTATATGAAGGAAATGTCAATGCTAAAGAGAAAAGATACTTTGAGTTCCCAATCACTACAGACCTTACATTTGAAATTAAAATACACGGTGGCAAAGTAGCACTGTATGGTTCCTATACTAACCCAAATCCTAGCAAAACATGGCATGATTATAAGCCAGATATTGATGAATACTTGAAACTGCCTGTAGATTACCCAAGTGAGGAGGAGCGAAAAGAAGGATTTAATGGCCTGTTCTACTGTTGTCTGGTTAGAGAAGAAGACTTTCAGTTTTCTATTGAAGCTACAGCTGTACCACAAGAATAG
- the LOC136269386 gene encoding uncharacterized protein has product MKVHQEYLQCFESSPNLFTGLEAQYLQSKYIEKHFGEGGLPSELEHEPDSIYNSLSSAVTVLRPTWVKVYGEEYHRNDFVHLGWQLNDLPLFTKVKDILVIGGLTFFQVESTKLLG; this is encoded by the exons ATGAAGGTGCATCAAGAATACTTGCAGTGTTTTGAAAGTTCCCCAAATCTGTTCACAGGATTAGAGGCTCAGTACTTACAGTCCAAGTACATTGAAAAACATTTTGGTGAGG GTGGTTTACCAAGTGAATTAGAACATGAACCGGATAGTATATACAACAGTCTCTCTTCAGCAGTGACAGTTTTAAG GCCAACGTGGGTTAAAGTTTATGGTGAAGAATATCATCGAAATGATTTTGTTCATCTTGGTTGGCAGCTTAATGATTTGCCACTGTTCACAAAAGTGAAGGACATCCTTGTCATAGGTGGATTGACTTTTTTCCAAGTAGAAAGTACAAAACTGTTGGGATAA